One genomic window of Candidatus Zixiibacteriota bacterium includes the following:
- a CDS encoding DNA polymerase, with protein sequence MGRVEEFIEYGDRVRWLFLDLNSYFASVEQELNPALRGKPVAVVPALVGSTCCIAASYEAKACGVKTGTMVAEARRLCPQIRLVEGRPKRYVEYHNAIVEAVERCLPVTAVHSIDEMACRLIGSQREPANALTLARKAKAAIRSDVGSTLACSVGLAPNRYLAKVATDLQKPDGLVLVRSGDLPEILYTLTPPDLPGIGSRMWKRLQARGITTIERLWMMDEKQMKSLWGGIVGQRFWHWLHGHDIPDIVTKHSSLGHSHVLPPKLRTEAGTYQVLQKLLHKAAARLRWEQMWTTRMMVYVKFYNKESWEAKASFIECQDTLTFLETLRKLWDERPSFAHRTPLAAGITFIGLIPDERHNMSLFGGEKRVALSAAIDRITAKYGKRSVYFGGIHGLDGVAPTRIGFTSIPNDGGWW encoded by the coding sequence ATGGGGCGCGTCGAAGAGTTCATTGAATACGGCGATCGCGTGCGCTGGCTGTTTCTGGACCTGAATTCGTACTTCGCGTCGGTCGAGCAGGAATTGAATCCCGCGTTGCGCGGCAAGCCGGTGGCGGTGGTCCCGGCGCTGGTCGGGTCGACCTGCTGCATCGCCGCCAGCTACGAGGCCAAGGCATGCGGGGTCAAGACCGGGACGATGGTCGCCGAGGCGCGGCGCCTGTGCCCGCAGATTCGTCTCGTCGAGGGACGGCCGAAGAGATATGTCGAGTACCACAACGCCATCGTCGAGGCGGTCGAACGCTGCCTGCCGGTCACCGCGGTGCACTCGATCGACGAAATGGCGTGCCGTTTGATCGGCAGTCAGCGCGAACCGGCCAACGCGCTAACATTGGCGCGCAAAGCCAAAGCGGCAATCCGCAGCGATGTCGGCTCGACGCTCGCCTGCTCGGTCGGGCTGGCGCCGAACCGTTATCTGGCCAAAGTCGCGACCGATCTGCAAAAACCCGACGGGCTGGTGTTGGTGCGCTCGGGCGATCTGCCCGAGATCCTCTACACGCTGACGCCGCCCGACCTGCCCGGCATCGGCTCGCGCATGTGGAAACGTTTGCAGGCGCGGGGCATCACGACCATCGAACGGCTGTGGATGATGGACGAAAAGCAGATGAAGTCGCTCTGGGGCGGCATAGTCGGGCAGCGATTCTGGCACTGGCTGCACGGGCACGACATTCCCGATATCGTCACCAAACACTCGTCATTGGGACACTCGCACGTGCTCCCGCCCAAGCTGCGCACCGAGGCGGGGACCTATCAGGTGCTGCAAAAGCTGCTGCACAAGGCGGCGGCGCGTCTGCGCTGGGAGCAGATGTGGACCACGCGCATGATGGTGTATGTCAAGTTCTACAACAAGGAATCATGGGAAGCGAAGGCATCGTTTATCGAATGCCAGGACACGCTGACGTTTTTGGAGACATTGCGAAAACTGTGGGACGAACGCCCGTCGTTTGCGCACCGTACGCCATTGGCGGCGGGGATCACCTTCATCGGGTTGATTCCCGATGAACGGCACAACATGTCGCTGTTCGGCGGCGAAAAACGGGTCGCCCTCAGCGCGGCGATCGACCGCATCACCGCCAAGTATGGTAAACGGTCGGTGTATTTCGGCGGGATTCACGGATTGGACGGTGTCGCGCCGACACGAATCGGGTTTACGAGCATCCCGAATGATGGGGGATGGTGGTAG
- a CDS encoding DUF72 domain-containing protein: MVADQFDLLEGAERQEWKLPADIRIGTSGYSFLDWIGPFYPEGTARGKMLEHYRNHFDTVEINSTYYRIPGIKTFEGLARRTPPGFEFMVKTHSSFTHERALAVEMTAPFLDAVAPLSESGKLRGVLAQFPYSFRCNAQNLDHVLGGARRFAPYPLFVEYRHDSWLDPSVKEAMAQAQIGYCNVDEPALPHLLPPETATTTRTAYVRLHGRNAAQWWNGGGERYNYSYNDAELGEWIERLQALRVKADRVYVFFNNCHLGMAVKDAKRFMELLQEKLGGSP; this comes from the coding sequence ATGGTTGCCGATCAGTTCGATTTGCTTGAAGGGGCGGAAAGGCAAGAGTGGAAGCTGCCCGCCGACATCCGCATCGGCACCAGCGGCTACTCGTTCCTCGATTGGATCGGACCCTTCTATCCCGAGGGAACCGCCCGCGGCAAGATGCTCGAGCACTATCGGAATCATTTCGATACGGTCGAGATCAATTCGACGTACTATCGCATCCCCGGCATCAAGACATTCGAGGGATTGGCGCGCCGCACACCGCCGGGATTCGAGTTCATGGTCAAGACGCACAGTTCGTTCACGCACGAACGCGCCTTGGCCGTTGAAATGACAGCTCCGTTTCTGGATGCGGTCGCGCCTCTGTCGGAGTCGGGAAAACTGCGCGGAGTGCTCGCGCAGTTTCCATATTCGTTCCGATGCAATGCTCAGAATCTCGATCATGTGCTCGGTGGCGCACGCCGCTTCGCGCCGTATCCGTTGTTCGTCGAGTATCGCCACGACAGTTGGCTCGATCCGTCGGTCAAAGAGGCGATGGCGCAGGCGCAGATCGGCTATTGCAATGTCGATGAACCCGCGCTGCCGCATCTATTGCCGCCGGAGACGGCGACCACCACGCGCACCGCGTATGTCCGTCTCCACGGGCGCAATGCGGCGCAATGGTGGAACGGCGGGGGAGAGCGATACAATTACAGCTACAACGACGCCGAATTGGGCGAGTGGATCGAACGGTTGCAGGCGCTGCGTGTCAAAGCCGACCGTGTGTATGTCTTCTTCAACAATTGCCACCTTGGGATGGCGGTCAAAGACGCCAAGCGGTTCATGGAGTTGCTGCAGGAAAAGCTGGGCGGGTCCCCGTAG
- a CDS encoding cupin domain-containing protein, whose amino-acid sequence MNPADTPRKTEYVIHTDVKYGPQELVDIGQIADGCTEQWWNQSLVRVNDCVVRLGVFLGEFHWHQHDREDEFFYVLEGLLHLDFRDRTVELRPRQGMLVSRGVVHRTRAQQRTVVLMTEAATVVPTGD is encoded by the coding sequence ATGAATCCAGCAGACACTCCCCGGAAAACCGAGTATGTCATCCACACGGATGTCAAATACGGCCCGCAGGAATTGGTCGACATCGGGCAAATTGCCGACGGGTGCACAGAACAGTGGTGGAATCAATCGCTGGTCCGTGTCAACGACTGTGTAGTTCGGCTCGGGGTCTTCTTAGGCGAGTTCCACTGGCATCAGCATGACCGCGAAGACGAATTTTTCTATGTCCTCGAGGGACTGTTGCATCTCGACTTCAGAGACCGCACGGTTGAGCTGCGGCCACGCCAGGGCATGCTGGTTTCGCGCGGCGTCGTGCATCGCACGCGCGCGCAACAACGGACGGTCGTGCTCATGACCGAAGCGGCGACCGTCGTTCCGACCGGGGACTGA